GTGGCCACCTACGTTACGGTGCTGCTCATCGAGTTCTCCGTGGCGCCTATGGAATGGCTGTCGTCCAAGTTCACCTTCCTGCTCAAGTGGCGCAAGGTCGTGGTGCAGGCCACCATCTTGCTCACCATCTTTGGCGTGACGCTGTCCACCCTGCACCAGTCCTCGCTGGGCGCGCTGTACCTCATTGCGCCTGAAAAGCTGCATCCTTTGTGGTACTCGCCCTTCATGCCCATGTTCTTCTTCGTCAGCTCCATGGCTGCCGGATCTTCCATGGTCATTTTTGAAGGCATGTTCGCCCACAAGGGTCTGCACCACTACATGGACGAAACCCATTTGCGTGAAGCCGACGGCGTCATTTTCAGCTTTGCGCGCGCGGCTTCCTTCATCCTGTTTGCCTACTTCATGCTCAAGGTCATTGACATGCTTGTGCAGGCGAACCTGCCCTACGTCTTCTCCGGCTATGGCGCCTGGTGGCTTGTGGAAATACTGGGCTTCGTGCTGCTGCCCGCCCTGCTCTACGCCAAGGGCGCGCGTGAACGCAACGTGACCCTGTGCCGTATTGCCTCGGTCAACGCGGTGCTCGGCATTGTCCTGAACCGTTTCAACGTGTCCATGATTGCCTTCAACTACAATCTGCCCTCAGCGGAACGCTACTTCCCCAGCATCTGGGAATTCTGCATTTCCATCTTTGTGGTGACGATGATTGTTACCGTGTACCGCTTTATCGTCTACCACATGCCGGTGCTGTACGAACACCCCGACTTCAGGGATGAGCACTAGTAGTCAATCCGAAAGAGGAGAATACTATGGAATTCCATACTTTTTACGATTACTTCCTCTATACGAAGAGCTGGGCGTACGTCATGATGTTCGTGGTGCTCCCTCTCTATGTAGTGTACTGGAACTTTGTGCTGTTTCCCCGCAAAAAGGGGCGTAACGGCGAGTCCAAAGGGCACTAGGCCATAACTGGTCTGAATCTGCCTGAAATTCGCAGGGGGCGGCGTCGCAAGCGTCGTCCCCTGTCATTTGGCAAGGCTTTTGCCCCATGCGGCGCAGGCGCGTTTTTTTTGAAGGCCGCTTTTGCTGCGCCCGCCCTTTGCCGGTACTGGCCTCTGCCAGCGCATCCTGCCCCTGAAAAAGAGGGCATGCTTCAGCGCCGCAACGGCCATGCCTAAACCTTTGCAATGCCCGGCCTGGGGGAGAGCCCGCTCTCACAGCACAGAGGCACATTGAGAACAATTACAGAGCGCATTGCGCCTTACGAAGGCTTGCGCTATAGTTGGCTGCGTAGAGTGGCTTCGGCGCGTTTGCCATAACGCATTTATGCAGCCATGAGCGGGGGGTTGACGTGCGAAGATTTTATCAAGAAAGCTGGCAGGGAATTCCATTCACATCCTTTTCGCATATCTCCTTTTTCCATTTGGCGGAGCCCAAGTTTTACGCCGTATTTTATGAAGAGCTCTTTCGCCGGTTCAAGGATTGGGACGATTTGCCCGCCGTCTGGCGCACCAACAAGCGCAAGGACGCCCGCTGGCTTATCGGGCAGTTGCGTGACCAGCTCGCCAGGGAAACCCAGCAGCGCACCGAGCCTGTGCGCGTGCTTTCCATCGGCAGTGGCGTCGGCTATATGGAAAAAATCCTTCTTGAAGAGCTGCCCGACCTGGAGCTGCACGTCAACGAGCCCAGCACCGTGGGCATGAAGTGGCTGCGGGAGGTCATCCCCAACGAGCGTATCTATATCGGCCTGCCGCCGGCTTGCCTGCCGCCGGACGTTCACTATGACATGATATATTTGTCCACAGTGGACTACGGCATTCCCACGAGCGAATTCACCCATCTGCTTCAGGAACTGCGCGCGCAGCTTACGCCCGGGGGCGAAATCATCCTGCTCTCCGCCTCGCTGCTGGAAGAGGATTCCTTTATCGGAAGCTTCGTCAATGCCATCAAGATTTTCATACGCGGCATTCTGCATTACCTTGGCATACGGCGTCAGCAGTTCTGGGGCTGGCGGCGCACGCGCGATGAATACCGCCAGATATTCAAGCAGGCCGGGATGACGGAAGTGAAGGACGGCTGGCTGCAGGACGGCTTTGAAACGTACTGGATTCGCGGGCGTTAGAGCATTTACACTTTTTCAAAGTTAATCTGCTCCAGGGCGCTGTCACGTTGAAATGCCTTGAGGATTGTTAACGCACAAGGCCGCGCGATAATCGCGCGGCCTTGTGCGTTTTATGTACTCTCACGGCATGTGCCGGGGTCTTCTTCTTTATGAAGCGCGGCGGCTCAGTCTGCCCACACGCCTCCGTCCCACTGGCAGCAGCGTCCTGACGAACGCGCCAGATAATCTGCCGGGCTATTCAGGGTTGGCTTCGCGCACAAAAACATTGTACGCCTGACGGCTGCCCACGGCGGCATTATTGAGTTCCTCCCGCACGGGGTTGTAAAAACCCTCGTCCAGCCCTTTTGCAAGCGCCTCTTTAAACTCGGCGGCCTGCTTGAGAAACTCGCGGTAGGTACGCTCCACATCCGGCGCAGCGGGAAAAGGAGGGCGTCCGGCATCGGCAAGGCTGGCCTCGAGCCTGGTCTTCACCTGCTCCAGGGCCTCACGGTCGGGTTTTTGCGCAGTGAGCAGACCGGCCGTTCGTGAAAACAGCCCAAAAACCTTTCTGGCTTCCAGTATCTGCCGTTTGAGCGGATGCCCGTAGAGCAGCACTTCTTCCACAGATGCGGCCCTGGCTTCCACCGTGCCCATGTAGCCGCTGCGGGCAGCGGAAAAGCGATCATAGGTCTTCTCGATGTTGGCTGCCAGAGTTTTGCCCTTGACGCCGTCGTCACGAATGCTCTGGTCCTTCACATAGCGTTCAAGGGAACGGTAGTCGGCGCGCATGCTGTCGAGGCTCTGGCGCATGTCTTCCACCCACTGCGCCATGGCGCGGGACTCGTCTTCGCTGAACATCCCCTTCGGGGCCGCAAGGCGCGCGGCCAGAGGCTTGCCGTCGCCGCCATCCGGGCGCGGGGCCAGCATCCATTCGTGCAGGTAGTAGCGCACGTTGCCCATCATCACATCGGCCTGGGTATAGTACGGGTTGGC
The sequence above is drawn from the Desulfovibrio sp. genome and encodes:
- a CDS encoding methyltransferase domain-containing protein; its protein translation is MAEPKFYAVFYEELFRRFKDWDDLPAVWRTNKRKDARWLIGQLRDQLARETQQRTEPVRVLSIGSGVGYMEKILLEELPDLELHVNEPSTVGMKWLREVIPNERIYIGLPPACLPPDVHYDMIYLSTVDYGIPTSEFTHLLQELRAQLTPGGEIILLSASLLEEDSFIGSFVNAIKIFIRGILHYLGIRRQQFWGWRRTRDEYRQIFKQAGMTEVKDGWLQDGFETYWIRGR
- the hmcC gene encoding sulfate respiration complex protein HmcC — protein: MSHHSIVIPTKDKLFNLGEFFRPTPGNIITAIILSVGLVITIIRFTMGIGSVTNLSNTQPWGLWIGFDLLCGVSLAAGGYFTTVACYVMGMKQFHSAVRPAVTTAFLGYAFVVVALLYDLGHPLRLPFMFFFPGTTSVLFEVGLCVATYVTVLLIEFSVAPMEWLSSKFTFLLKWRKVVVQATILLTIFGVTLSTLHQSSLGALYLIAPEKLHPLWYSPFMPMFFFVSSMAAGSSMVIFEGMFAHKGLHHYMDETHLREADGVIFSFARAASFILFAYFMLKVIDMLVQANLPYVFSGYGAWWLVEILGFVLLPALLYAKGARERNVTLCRIASVNAVLGIVLNRFNVSMIAFNYNLPSAERYFPSIWEFCISIFVVTMIVTVYRFIVYHMPVLYEHPDFRDEH
- the hmcD gene encoding sulfate respiration complex protein HmcD, with the protein product MEFHTFYDYFLYTKSWAYVMMFVVLPLYVVYWNFVLFPRKKGRNGESKGH